From the genome of Acidobacteriota bacterium:
ATCGGCTCCTTCGGCGGCCTCTTCACGCTCGACGCGTCGGCACCGGACGCACCGGTGCTCGTGGCGAGCGCCGACGGCGTTGGCACCAAGCTGAGGATCGCGTTCCTGACCGGCCGCCACGACACCATCGGCGAGGATCTCGTCAACCACTGCGTCAACGACATCCTCGTTCAGGGTGCGACGCCGCTCTTCTTCCTCGACTACCTGGCCACGGGCCGGCTCGCACCCGACGTGGCGGTGGCCGTCGTCGAGGGGCTCGCGCGGGCGTGCCGGGCCAACGGGTGCGCCTTGCTGGGGGGCGAGACCGCGGAGATGCCAGGCTTCTACGCCGACGGCGAGTACGATCTCGCCGGGTTCGTCGTCGGCCTGGTCGACCGGCGCCACCTGATCGACGGCCGGACGGTGCGGCCGGGCGACGTGCTGATCGGTCTCGCCTCATCCGGGCTGCACACCAACGGCTACTCGCTCGCCCGTTGCATCGTCTTCGATCGCCTGGGCCTCGACGTCGCCGCCGAGGTCGCCGATCTCGGCACGACCATCGGCGAGGCGCTGCTCGTGCCACACCGCAGCTACCTGCAGGCCATCGGCCCGCTCGTCGCCTCGGGGCGGATCAAGGGGATGGCGCACATCACCGGCGGAGGGCTGACCGACAACGTTCCGCGCGTCCTGCCGCGCGGCACCGCCGCGCGCATCGATACCTCGACCTGGTCTCCTCCGCGCCTCTTCACCTGGCTGGCCGAAGCCGGCGAGGTGCCGCGCGACGACCTCTTCCGCACCTTCAACATGGGCATCGGGCTCGTGGTGATCAGCGATCCGGACGACGCGGGAGACCTGCTGGCTTCGCTCGGCATCCACGCCACCGCCCGTGTGATTGGCGAGGTCGTCGAGGGCGACGGCACGGTGCGCTATGACCGGTAGGGGCCGGCGCCCGCAGCTCGGCGTGCTGATTTCCGGCCGTGGCAGTAACCTGCAGGCCATGCTCGACGCCGTGCGCGACGGCCGTCTGGAAGCGGACGTCGCC
Proteins encoded in this window:
- the purM gene encoding phosphoribosylformylglycinamidine cyclo-ligase, which encodes MDYRSSGVDIDAGHEVVRRIKALARGTFTPGVLSEIGSFGGLFTLDASAPDAPVLVASADGVGTKLRIAFLTGRHDTIGEDLVNHCVNDILVQGATPLFFLDYLATGRLAPDVAVAVVEGLARACRANGCALLGGETAEMPGFYADGEYDLAGFVVGLVDRRHLIDGRTVRPGDVLIGLASSGLHTNGYSLARCIVFDRLGLDVAAEVADLGTTIGEALLVPHRSYLQAIGPLVASGRIKGMAHITGGGLTDNVPRVLPRGTAARIDTSTWSPPRLFTWLAEAGEVPRDDLFRTFNMGIGLVVISDPDDAGDLLASLGIHATARVIGEVVEGDGTVRYDR